From the Thermoanaerobaculia bacterium genome, the window TTCGCCCGTGGCCGCGGCGGTCGTAGGTCAGCACGCGGAAGCTCCCGGAAAGCTCCGAAACGACCCGTTCCCACGTCGTCTGGTCGACGCTCGACCCGTGTACCAGCACGAGGGTCGGCCCCGAGCCCGCGACTTCGCAGCAGAGGTCGACGCCGTTGACCTTCACCATCGACATCGTCGTGGCCGAGATGGTACGCCCGCCGGAGCCGTTTTCAACTCGGGCGCGACCGAAACAGCTGCGCGAAACGCTCGAGCTCGGCGGGGTCGAGATCGGAAACGGCCCAGTACGCCATTTCTCCGTCGCGCCAGTGCCGGACGTGGAAGCCGTTGCGTCCGGAGGAAACGGTCTCCGGCATTCCCGCGGCCGGGCAGATGTAGAGGCTGATCACGTGGCGCCGTCTCGTGTACACGAGCGCCGCCGCGGGACGGCCGGCGACCGCGTCGAGGCGCCCGCCGAGCAGGGGAAATCCTTCCGCGGCGAGGTCCTTCACGGGGGGCGAGAAGTCGAGCTTTCCCCCAAACCACGGCTTCACGGTGTGGCGATCGGTCGAAGGCACGTCCACGAGCTTTCCCGGCTGGAGCGCCCGCACCTGGTTTCCGGCGAGCTCCGCCGCGAGGGCGTCCGCGCGGATGGACCGCCCCCGGTACGCCATGAGCCCCATCCCGAGCAGGAAGGCGGCCGCCGCCGACGCCGCCCACGGAAGAACCGGCGTCCGGGGCCGCCGCCGGCGGGTGAGCGAGGCGATCCGTGCGGCGAGCCGCGGCGGAGCTTCGAAGGAGACGTCGCGCACCGCATCTCCGAGCCACGCCTGCGCGCGCGCCAGCGCCGAGCACGACGCGCATCCCGCGACGTGGGATGCCACCGCGGCGGAGAGCGCCGCGTCGAGCTCGCCGTCGCGCCAGGCTCCCATCTCCTCTCGGACGCGGGTGCATTCCATCAGCGTTCCTCCCGGGACAGGTCGCGGAGCAGACGATCGCGCGCGCGGGCCAGCCGCGACATCACCGTTCCGATCGGGATCTCCGCCACCGCGGCGATCTCCTTGTACGAGAGACCCTCCTGTTCGCGCAGGACGACGACCTCCCGAAGCGCGGCGGGAAGCGCCTCGAGCGCGCGGCGGACGCGCTCCGCGCCGATGGCGCCGAGGGCGAGACGCTCCGGGTCCGGCGCGCCAGCGTCTCCCGTGTGGATCTCCTCGTCGAAAAGGTCCGCGTCGCGCTCGGCGCGTCCCCGGGCGAGCCACGTCATGGCGGTGCGGCGGATGATCGTGAGGAACCAGGCCCGGGGGTTCTCGCCGCGAAAGCCCCGAAAGAACCGCCAGGCCCGAAGCGAGGCTTCCTGGACGACGTCTTGCGCGTCCGCGTCGCTTCGGGTGAGCCATCGGGCGAGGTTGTAGCCGGAACGCACGTGCGGGAGGATCTCCTCGTCGAATCGGGATGCCTGGTTGCTGTCGTTCACCGGCGTCGCGCTCTTCTCTCCGGCTCTCCCGCCCGGGAAGGCGATTGTAACAGTCGACAATTCGCGTCCTCCGCTCCTTCTCAGACCGTTCTCGTCGCCCTTTTATTCCGTTGGTCGAAATTCTCCTTTCGGACGGAATAAGCGGCGCCCGGGACCGGTCTGGCGTGGCGAAGGGAGAAATGGATGAACAACAGCGACCGGCGGTCATTCCTGAAGATCGCGGGCATTTCGATCGGGGCGGGCGCGCTCTACCGCGTCGCGCCTCTCCTGGGCGCCGGCAAGGCCGGCGCCGCGGTATCCGACGCCCTGAAAAGGTCGAACGGAGAAGCGCTCCGGCCCTTCTCGTTCGTCCAGCTCTCCGACACTCACGTCGGCTTCGAGGGACCGCCGGATCCGCTCGGCACGCGCGCGTTCGAACGCGCGGTCGAGACGATCAACGCGCTCCCCGAGCCGCCCGAGCTCATCCTCTTCACGGGCGATCTCACGCACGACACCGAGAACCCCGGCGAGCACGCCGCCCGTCTGAAGAGGTTCCGGCAGATCGCGGGAGGCCTGCGGGTGCAGAACATCCGATGCGTTCCCGGAGAGCACGACGCGGCGCTGGACGGCGGCGCCCTCTTCCGCGAGCAGCTCGGACCCACGTCGTACTCCTTCGACCACCGCGGCGTGCACTTCGTCGCACTCGACAACGTTTCGCTCGGCAAGCCCGAGGTCGGGGCCGCGCAGCGCGCATGGCTCGAGAAGGATCTCGCGCGCTTCGGCTCGAGAGCGCCGATCGTCGTGTTCACGCATCGGCCGCTCTTCGACCTGAAGCCGGAATGGGAGTGGTTCACCGACGACGGGAACGACGTGATGAACCTCCTCGCGCGTTTCGAGAACGTCACGGTTCTCTACGGGCACATTCATCGCGAGGAACATCGGATGATCGGACGCGCCGGACATCACGGCGCGCGGTCGCTCGTTTTCGCCTTTCCCGATCCCGCGTCGGGCGCCGAGAAGAAGCCCCTTCCGTTCCAGAAAGACCGCCCCTTCGCGAACCTCGGAATCCGAACACTGACCTCGACGGGCGGACCCGGAGCGCCCGGCATCGACGACGTGGAGCTCTCGACGGCGGAGTTCGCCGGAACGAATGGAATCCAACAGTTGCTCAAGAAAGGAGCTTTCGCATGAAGATCCGAATTTTCCTCGGCGCGGTCGCCGCCTCGCTCGCGCTCCTCCAGGCCGGACCGGGCCGCCGGGCCACCGCCCAGCCCGCCCCCGAAACGCCGCGGGTGATCGGAATCACGGCCAAACGGTTCGCTTTCCTTCCCGCGGAGATCCGCCTCAAGAAGGGTGAGCCGGTCGTCCTCCGGCTGACGACCGAGGACGTGCGCCACGGCCTCTTCTCGCGCCCTCTCGGGATCAACGCCGAGTTCGCGCCCGGTCAGGCGCGAGACATCGCGCTCACTCCCTCGACGACCGGGACTTTCACCGTCATCTGCGACCGGTTCTGCGGCTCCGGTCACGGAAACATGAAGATCTCCGTCGTCGTCGAGTGAAGAGGCGCAGGAGCGGGCTCGGGGGTACGGCGGAGCCGCGAGGTCGTCCGGCTCGAGCC encodes:
- a CDS encoding cupredoxin domain-containing protein yields the protein MKIRIFLGAVAASLALLQAGPGRRATAQPAPETPRVIGITAKRFAFLPAEIRLKKGEPVVLRLTTEDVRHGLFSRPLGINAEFAPGQARDIALTPSTTGTFTVICDRFCGSGHGNMKISVVVE
- a CDS encoding metallophosphoesterase translates to MNNSDRRSFLKIAGISIGAGALYRVAPLLGAGKAGAAVSDALKRSNGEALRPFSFVQLSDTHVGFEGPPDPLGTRAFERAVETINALPEPPELILFTGDLTHDTENPGEHAARLKRFRQIAGGLRVQNIRCVPGEHDAALDGGALFREQLGPTSYSFDHRGVHFVALDNVSLGKPEVGAAQRAWLEKDLARFGSRAPIVVFTHRPLFDLKPEWEWFTDDGNDVMNLLARFENVTVLYGHIHREEHRMIGRAGHHGARSLVFAFPDPASGAEKKPLPFQKDRPFANLGIRTLTSTGGPGAPGIDDVELSTAEFAGTNGIQQLLKKGAFA
- a CDS encoding zf-HC2 domain-containing protein, producing the protein MECTRVREEMGAWRDGELDAALSAAVASHVAGCASCSALARAQAWLGDAVRDVSFEAPPRLAARIASLTRRRRPRTPVLPWAASAAAAFLLGMGLMAYRGRSIRADALAAELAGNQVRALQPGKLVDVPSTDRHTVKPWFGGKLDFSPPVKDLAAEGFPLLGGRLDAVAGRPAAALVYTRRRHVISLYICPAAGMPETVSSGRNGFHVRHWRDGEMAYWAVSDLDPAELERFAQLFRSRPS
- a CDS encoding sigma-70 family RNA polymerase sigma factor → MNDSNQASRFDEEILPHVRSGYNLARWLTRSDADAQDVVQEASLRAWRFFRGFRGENPRAWFLTIIRRTAMTWLARGRAERDADLFDEEIHTGDAGAPDPERLALGAIGAERVRRALEALPAALREVVVLREQEGLSYKEIAAVAEIPIGTVMSRLARARDRLLRDLSREER